A segment of the Peptoclostridium acidaminophilum DSM 3953 genome:
TGCAGCTAATATTACAAGATTCGGATTGATATTTCTTAATATCTTTACTGCTTCATGCAATTCTTCACTTTTCATTTTATCCACCTGGACTCCGTCTGCACCGGCTTCGCAGACCTTGATTGCTTCCTCAACACGTTCAACTTCAACAATAACTTTATTTTCACATGCTTTAGCTTTAATGGAGTCCATAGCTTTCAGCAGATTCTCCACGCCCCCTAAAAAGGCTATATGCTGTGGAAATATTAGAACAGACTCAGAAAGGCCAAGTCTGTGAGGAAAGCCCCCGCCACAAACTACTGCTTTTATTGACAATTCCTTTGTGCCTGGGAATCCTTTTCTGGTAGTCACAACCTGGATATTAGGATTCATTACCCGAGCTTTTTCAATTAGTCGCCATGTCCTTGTCGCAATGCCGCAAGCATATTCCAATATGTTCATAGAAACCTTCCATACCATATGCAGCTTTTCCGAATCGCCTTCTCCCTCGATTATCACAGTATTCGATCCCACTTTTGTTCCAGATTGAACAAAATTAACAGGAGTTACATCGAACTTTTTAAAGATTCTGATCACTTCCTCTGTACCGCAGATTACTGCCTCTTCCCTGCAGACAAATCTGATTTTCCCCTTTTGTTCAGCAATATTTAATATGCAGCTTGTCAAATCCAAGTATGGAATATCTTCTTTAATAAATTTCTCAATTGTCTCATCTGAAATATACATGATCATTTCACCTCACAAACTATTCACAATATCTTATCTCAAGTCTAATTGTAGCATTTTCATGATTGATGCTCAATGTCTTTCCCAAGTCATCATTCTAATACCTTCACCTGGGAGGAAGACTTATGAGTTTATATTCGATATAAATCGCAATAATTTTATTTTTTCGACTATATTCGAATAATTGTTGATTGCGAAAATTTTTTAAAGTATCATTCTTGTACAGGGGTGGTTTCATGAAAAATCATGATTTATATTTGACACAGCTAATAAGGTTTAGGGATAAGCCTTTAATCAAGGTTATTACAGGCTTCTTAGACGTGGGTATGAAGTCAGCATAGGAAAAATCGGTTCTCTAGAAGTTGATTTTGTAGCCACAAAGTCAAATGAAAAAATCTACTATCAGGTTTCTGCCACTATACTCAATGAAAAAACAAGAGAGCGTGAATTACACCCTCTCCAATCAATCTCCGACAATTATCTAAAATTCATTCTTACAATGGACCAGACTGTATTTAACGACTATTCCGGCATCAAGGTCCTCAATATCATAGATTTTCTGCTCGATTGACCTAGCCCCTAATTTGGGGCTTTTTTCATTTTAGCTGCTTGAATTCAGCATTTATGCTTTCTCCACCACTGATAATTTATTTCAAAAGACATTTACTGACACATTTTTATTTTCTCAATTTCTTTTAACGCCTCTCCATGGATTCTAAACACGGTCCTAACGTCATAGCCTATGTTGCTGGCCACATCCACCCAGCTTTGCCCGCCTATATATCTCATCTCCAAAAGCAGCCTGTAGCTCATGTTGTCCAAACTGGCGGTGACCTTTTGGGCCAGATACTTTAGTGAATCCAGCTGCTGTAGCTTATTGTTTATTATCCTATCAAGCCACATGGCCTGAGACAAATACTCCTTTATATTCATGTCCTTTTACTATGAAAAAATCCGCCTCTCTGCTCTATTTTCATATCCATCTCAAGTGAAAAGAGAGCCTCCTCTACAGAGTCAATCCTGCATCCACCTGGACACAGCCTCCATATCTCGTGGAGTGTCCTTGGCTCCTCCTCTATCAGACTCAGAATGCGACTCTCTAGATTGCTGAGTCCATCATTTACAAAATCATTATTCCCAGCTCCTACTCTGCAACTATCCGTATCTGCTGTCAGCTCTTCACCCATATCACCTTTGCATATATTCTCAATACCCTCAAGCAGTTGCTCCCTGCCCAGGTATATCCGGGCGCCTTTTTGTATGAGCATGTTGCTTCCGGCGCTGCAGCCTTCGTAGATTCTGTCCGGAGCTGAAAGCACGCTTTTCCCCGACTTCATGGCAAAGCACGCCGTTATTAGGGCTCCGCTTTTTTCGCCGGCTTGGACAACCAGCACCTCTTTTGACCAGGCGCCAATCAGGTAATTCCTTCTCGCAAAATTCCTGTGAAAAGGCCTTGTTCCCGGAGGATATTCCGATACAACAGCCCCGCTTTCAGTTATCCTCTCATAGAGCGTCCTGTGCTCACTTGGATAGCATACATCCGCCCCACCGCCCATGAAAGCCAGCGTGTATCCGCCCGATTTTATACATGCCGTGTGGGCATAGCCGTCTATCCCCTTGGCCATGCCGCTTATAACGCCTTGAGTTTATGGGGATAAAATAATTATGTATTATACACGCAGCTCTGAGTTACTATGACCGAGCAATCATTATATGCGGCTGGCTTATTCACGACCTGCTAGATTTGCGGACACGTAAACCATAAAAAAACAGCCATCTGAAATGGCTGCTGTAAACATTTGTTGCATAATAACGCTTATGCTACTATCAAATTATTTTGTCTGACTGGCAATGTCAGCTGCGCTTACTTGCGGGTGATGATATCGCCCGAGCTTTTTAATGTAATACTTTACTCCTATAGCCTGCACAGGGCAGTAGTTAAAGCACGCATAGCAGTAATTGCAGTCTTCAATCACCCACTCCGGTCTGCCGTCAATCATTTTGATCCTGTTCGTTGTGCACACGGCTTCGCATATTCCGCAACCCGTGCAGCAATCATCGAGTATGAAATCGAGCCTAGGCCTGGATTCTTCGCTCCTGCACCACAGCATATTCATCAAAAAATAGCCGATACTTTTGCTTTTCGATGCCAAGCTATATATATTTTTTCTTTCTTTTCCCAAAACGCTGCGGGCAATCCTCTCCGCTTGAAAATTAGCTTTCTTCAATTTAGGATTTATAACATCCGGCGTGATGTCGAGTTCCCAGTCGAGCCTCATAAGCGGTTTGGGCGCGACACCCTTTGGAGTGTTCATTATCATTTCCACCTCAAAATAGGCATCCAATCCAATATGCTTATTCTTCAAAACATCGTACATATGAAGTCCCGCCATACCCGGCATTCCCCCATGGGTTACAACAGCAAACACATAGTGTCCCGAGACAAGATTAACAGTCCTTATGAACTTCACTACCGCCCTAGGCACAGCGTTCATATGAACGGGATAAACAAGCCCTACCCTATTGGTATCGGCACCTATATATGTCATCGCATCTACTTTTAGCATAGGAACAAGTGCTGCATCTGGCAAATGCTTTGCAATTCTTCTGGCAACAGCAAGGGAATTGCCCGTCCCCGTGAAATAAAAAATCACCGTTTTCGCCATAGCACACCTCCAATTGGTATGAAAGATCAGTTCATAGTCCCTGTCCTCCGGATTCATAATATCCATCAGCAAAATCCAAGGCCATGTTTCCTGAAAATCTTCGCCGCATAGCTGTTGGGGCGGCTGAATCTGATGCTACTATACCCTCTGAGTCCTCTTTGAATTATAATTTAATCGAGTCTAGTGCTTCTCTTTTTTTGACGCTTGTGAAATTGATTTCTGACACTTCACAGATTTATTTAGAAGCATCTTGAATAGCTTTTTTTAAATCAGATTCAATACTTGTAGCGATACGTTGCAGATTGTCATCTCCAAGCAATTCGATAAGCTTTTGAGGTCGCACCATACCTATGTACATTCCATCATCTTTTTCATAGACAACAATTTTACACGGTAAAAAATATGCAACTTCTATATTTTTTCCAAGAACCTCAAAAGCGTTGCCCGGGTTGCACACTTCTAATATTTGAATATCTCGTCCGAATTCAAATCCCTTCTCTGCAAGTTTGTTTTTAAAATTAAGTTCCCATAAAACCCCGAATTTACATTTTTCCAAATGTTCCTTTATTGATTTTATTGCCTCATCAAATGACTTGTCTGTCTTGAGTTCATAATTCATTTCCAATCTACATACCCCCATTTTGTATTTTTTATAAATTGAATCTGTAGTCATTCGTAAGTGTTATACCCCAATTAGGATATCTATCATAGTAATTTTATTGGCATTGCAATTTAAATTGTTTGCCATAGGGTATACATCCACTAAAAATAAGGAAGAAGGTGATTGTTTTGAAAAATAAAAAGAACGTTTGGATGAGTGTCATAATTGTAGCAATACTTTTATTGATAGCTTTTTCTTTTTACTTATATTCCAGCTGGGTACCTTTTAAGAATGGAATGTGGCCTAACTGGTATCCCAGATATCAAAATGACTCGAATACCCTGATGAGCATTGAAGAAATTAAAAGAGAAACAAATCGATATATAGCAGATTTTGATGAAGCGCTTGAAATCGCAGACATATTTGTATATGAAGACAGCGACTATTATGTTTCTGTTGAAGAAGCAGCCACAGGAAAAGGCGCAATGGAGCTTCTAATCAATCCGTACAATGGAGTGATATACCCCGAACATGGTCCCAATATGATGTGGAATGAAAAGTATGGGATGCATGGAAGAGGTAATATTATGGGTATGCATATGCGAAACCGTCAATTTTTCAATGAATACTCAGGATACTATAGAAATGAAGCAACTGCAAAGCAAATAAGCCTTGAGACTGCAGTTGAACTAGCAACAGAGTATGTAAAAAAATATGTCGATGAAGACTTGATAGCCACAGATGAAGGCCATGAATTCTATGGATACTATACATTGCATATAAAAAGAGGCAATCAGACAGTTGGAATGCTAAGTGTGAATTACTATACAGGAGACGTGTGGTTCCATGACTGGCACGGAACGCTCATTGAAGTAATTTCAAATCATGAGAATTAAAGAAGGGAGGTCCTAATATGATGCACTATGGTTACTATAGATTTATGGGAGGTTGGGGATTTTTTATGATGTTAATACCGTTGCTGCTTATTGGCCTTATAATATATGCACTATATCAACTAGGGAGCAGCAAAAGAAGTGATGAAGTGAGTAGCAAAACTCCTGAAGATATACTTGCTGAAAGATTTGCAAAAGGAGAAATAAGTGAAGAAGAATATAATAGAATGAAAGCGACTCTGAAAAAATGATACACGGTAGTGCTTGAGACCAGCTAGTTATTGTCAACGGTTAATACGAAAAAATATTTGATTTGTTGCTGTCCTAAAAAAGGGTAACCTAAATAAACGTAAATCCATTGGATTTTCGAACAAGTGGTAGTTATGCATATGTCGGACGTGTATTTATGCAGCCATCTGAGTTGGTCTTTTATATTGCTTGCAATGCTCCTGAGGTGAACGGAGCTCAAAACCCTTTTCATCACGAAGGACTGCAAATATGATGTTACAAATTTTGTGCATGATAGCACCAAGAGCAACCATCTTAGGTTTCTGAGCGGCTTTTTTCATGTAGTAATCGCAAAGATACGGATTGATTGCTTCACCATCTCGTTTCCTGCGGATAGAAGCCAATGCAACAGCGAAAATAGCGCGTCTGGCAATTCTGGAGCCACGTTTGGACATATGGACATCAGTGCCGTTGAAGTTGCCGGACTGGTTTACCTCAGGATCCAGGCCAAAGAAGGCAAAAAGCTGTTTAGGACTCCTAAAGGTTGAGAAATCGCCAATCTCACACATGATGGTTACAGCAGAAAGAAATCCAACGCCTTTGATGGAGTTAAGCCATGAAATCTGTTTGACAAATTCCTCATTCTTATTGAAGGCAACCAATTGCTGGATACGCTCCATAATGGAGTTAATGGCACAAGCCAATCGTTCAATCAGATCAAGCGTCAGTGAAATATTGAAGTAGACACTTTCAATCTGGCAGCCAAAGGATTTAGCAGCTAGCGCGGCCTGATAAAGCTTTTCATAACGATCAGTAGCTTTGGAGATACCTTTTCTTGAAGC
Coding sequences within it:
- a CDS encoding SHOCT domain-containing protein, which translates into the protein MMHYGYYRFMGGWGFFMMLIPLLLIGLIIYALYQLGSSKRSDEVSSKTPEDILAERFAKGEISEEEYNRMKATLKK
- the modD gene encoding ModD protein encodes the protein MYISDETIEKFIKEDIPYLDLTSCILNIAEQKGKIRFVCREEAVICGTEEVIRIFKKFDVTPVNFVQSGTKVGSNTVIIEGEGDSEKLHMVWKVSMNILEYACGIATRTWRLIEKARVMNPNIQVVTTRKGFPGTKELSIKAVVCGGGFPHRLGLSESVLIFPQHIAFLGGVENLLKAMDSIKAKACENKVIVEVERVEEAIKVCEAGADGVQVDKMKSEELHEAVKILRNINPNLVILAAGGINISNVEDYAKTGVNAIVTSAVYFGKPVDIGTEMEKVT
- a CDS encoding IS110 family RNA-guided transposase; the encoded protein is MNNRNYLSAGIDVGSAFSWMSIVDQSGTAIQKPFKITHNNSNSLEKAVSALKKAEELYSMKCRIFLESTGIYHFPLFCFLVDSGFDVSIINPIITHSVKNASIRKVKNDKIDSLGIAKLGLSHDLPVSQFPAKLVLELRTLTRKYYDLTDEKSAHINRLKGYLHTVFPQYIGIFNDITGTTSTMILRQYGTPDKILRGHKKTMISKISKASRKGISKATDRYEKLYQAALAAKSFGCQIESVYFNISLTLDLIERLACAINSIMERIQQLVAFNKNEEFVKQISWLNSIKGVGFLSAVTIMCEIGDFSTFRSPKQLFAFFGLDPEVNQSGNFNGTDVHMSKRGSRIARRAIFAVALASIRRKRDGEAINPYLCDYYMKKAAQKPKMVALGAIMHKICNIIFAVLRDEKGFELRSPQEHCKQYKRPTQMAA
- a CDS encoding EFR1 family ferrodoxin (N-terminal region resembles flavodoxins. C-terminal ferrodoxin region binds two 4Fe-4S clusters.), with translation MAKTVIFYFTGTGNSLAVARRIAKHLPDAALVPMLKVDAMTYIGADTNRVGLVYPVHMNAVPRAVVKFIRTVNLVSGHYVFAVVTHGGMPGMAGLHMYDVLKNKHIGLDAYFEVEMIMNTPKGVAPKPLMRLDWELDITPDVINPKLKKANFQAERIARSVLGKERKNIYSLASKSKSIGYFLMNMLWCRSEESRPRLDFILDDCCTGCGICEAVCTTNRIKMIDGRPEWVIEDCNYCYACFNYCPVQAIGVKYYIKKLGRYHHPQVSAADIASQTK
- a CDS encoding DUF302 domain-containing protein yields the protein MTTDSIYKKYKMGVCRLEMNYELKTDKSFDEAIKSIKEHLEKCKFGVLWELNFKNKLAEKGFEFGRDIQILEVCNPGNAFEVLGKNIEVAYFLPCKIVVYEKDDGMYIGMVRPQKLIELLGDDNLQRIATSIESDLKKAIQDASK
- a CDS encoding DNA-processing protein DprA, translating into MAKGIDGYAHTACIKSGGYTLAFMGGGADVCYPSEHRTLYERITESGAVVSEYPPGTRPFHRNFARRNYLIGAWSKEVLVVQAGEKSGALITACFAMKSGKSVLSAPDRIYEGCSAGSNMLIQKGARIYLGREQLLEGIENICKGDMGEELTADTDSCRVGAGNNDFVNDGLSNLESRILSLIEEEPRTLHEIWRLCPGGCRIDSVEEALFSLEMDMKIEQRGGFFHSKRT